In a single window of the Esox lucius isolate fEsoLuc1 chromosome 22, fEsoLuc1.pri, whole genome shotgun sequence genome:
- the LOC105019904 gene encoding obg-like ATPase 1, producing the protein MPPKKGGEGPKQPPLIGRFGTSLKIGIVGLPNVGKSTFFNVLTKSQAAAENFPFCTIDPNESRVPIPDERYNYLCDFHKPLSKVPAFLNVVDIAGLVKGAHAGQGLGNAFLSHISACDGIFHMTRAFEDEDIIHVEGNVDPVRDIEIIHEELRLKDEESLGPIIDKLEKTAVRGGDKKLKPEYDIMLKIKNWIADEKKHVRFYNDWNEKEIDVLNKYLFLTSKPMIYLVNLSERDYIRKKNKWLIKIKEWVDAHDPGAIVIPVSGGLEAKLQDMTDEEKSKYCEEAKTQSVLTKIIKAGYAALQLEYFFTAGPDEVRAWTIRKGTKAPQAAGKIHTDFEKGFIMAEVMKFQDFKEEGTENAVKAAGKYRQQGRNYIVEDGDIIFFKFNTPNAPKAKK; encoded by the exons CAAGTCAACTTTCTTCAATGTGCTGACCAAGAGCCAAGCGGCCGCAGAGAACTTTCCGTTCTGCACAATCGACCCCAACGAGAGCAGAGTGCCCATCCCAGACGAACGCTACAACTACCTCTGCGACTTCCACAAGCCCCTCAG TAAAGTACCCGCGTTTCTGAATGTGGTGGACATAGCTGGGCTGGTGAAAGGAGCTCACGCTGGCCAAGGACTGGGCAACGCCTTCCTGTCTCACATCAGTGCCTGTGACGGTATCTTCCACATGACAC GTGCATTTGAAGATGAGGACATCATCCATGTGGAGGGTAATGTGGACCCGGTGAGGGACATTGAGATCATCCACGAGGAGCTACGGTTGAAGGATGAGGAGTCCCTTGGACCAATCATAGATAAGTTGGAGAAGACCGCCGTAAGAGGAGGCGACAAAAAACTCAAGCCTGAATAT GACATCATGTTGAAGATAAAGAACTGGATTGCTGATGAGAAGAAACATGTCCGCTTCTACAATGACTGGAACGAGAAGGAG ATTGATGTGCTGAACAAATATCTGTTCCTCACATCCAAGCCCATGATCTACCTGGTCAACCTGTCAGAGAGGGACTACATAAGGAAAAAGAACAAGTG GCTGATCAAGATCAAGGAATGGGTTGATGCCCATGACCCAGGAGCTATAGTCATACCAGTCAGTGGCGGTCTGGAGGCCAAACTTCAGGACATGACTGACGAGGAGAAGAGCAAATACTGTGAGGAGGCGAAGACTCAGAG TGTCCTCACTAAGATCATTAAGGCTGGCTATGCAGCTCTGCAGCTGGAATATTTCTTCACAGCAGGGCCAGATGAAGTTCGAGCTTGGACCATCAGG AAAGGCACGAAGGCTCCTCAGGCCGCAGGGAAGATCCACACTGACTTTGAGAAAGGTTTCATCATGGCAGAGGTCATGAAATTCCAGGACTTCAAAGAGGAGGGCACTGAGAATGCAGTGaag GCTGCTGGGAAGTACAGGCAACAGGGCAGGAACTACATTGTGGAGGATGGAGACATTATCTTTTTCAAATTCAACACACCTAATGCACCCAAGGCAAAGAAGTGA